A genome region from Manihot esculenta cultivar AM560-2 chromosome 5, M.esculenta_v8, whole genome shotgun sequence includes the following:
- the LOC110615328 gene encoding protein HUA2-LIKE 2 isoform X2, with amino-acid sequence MGPNRRRGAGKAAAAAAARRQWKVGDLVLAKVKGFPAWPATVSEPEKWGYPADWKKVLVYFFGTQQIAFCNPADVEAFTEEKKQSLLVKRQGKGADFVRAVQEIIDSYEKSKKPDQFDDLNSGNEVTLVNGGNSMESSANFELKDQTETSEVTVTVRRDTSLASSVAPDVAKVGSLHDEEASLQQPDDNLAATAKPVITTYTSRKRSGGLRSRKRATQKKDSSVERSIRLVSSRFQNFIMPSNDCKQSAVDASTEVILNRSLRRNKRFRKSPCASELDDVDSSAFVSNGSVEDDGSEIVTVDSDSLSLNEGSTVDSACKPEHSETDVDGLEADIELSKGLDFQIKAVFIKKKRKPNRKRVTNEANERPARLETEADLDAGVPGSSQNSQWACENLSERHNKDDGDEHLPLVKRARVRMGKLSSLEDHSVFSHGEEKTSDEFAVNFAEAHNGLCQVEERTSGEVAVTTLEHIGPPCKFQDDCSADKGSFSVKEALDHASPQKGCAQTLGNRPLLSIAKEHQSLGCSADGEAALPPSKRLHRALEAMSANAAEEGQACADISTLKTSINDSLCKSINRKRSNCAREQSIESPGCRASALCSSSNRVLEEAIKAPLKADICNQPTESSDSQEHYEGVLTEALDHDLGRSCVEGDTISITIQQNAKDSMPNFDRREGTLQSNHGSFDQLFLLKDEIGSENIESRDVGDENHNKDVLEHSQMSPSLITQVDETAKGSSENGSNVFPYSAEDTGCENTESLRSLADGDNQVNGVFYLRCEEAKVEYEKKQEKTNYASISNDHLNERASHSSPMPADGVELLAQTSPPTTSTCHVSTSESANFIQNSQCSSPNRCHQKTVCTSINEEKMESVAVLQHTKSVGKWSNYAEAQAVLSSFERMLGSLTRTKESIGRATRIAIDCAKFGLSTKVVEILTHNLENESSLHRRVDLFFLVDSITQCSRALKGDVGGIYPSAIQSVLTRLLSAAAPPGSFALENRRQCLKVLRLWLERKILPESVIRHHMRELDALGGSSSAGAYSRRSARTERALDDPVRDMEGMLVDEYGSNSSFQLPGFCMPRMLKDEDEGSDSDGESFEAVTPEHNYETPEELETTPAAEKHTHILEDVDGELEMEDVAPSCEVETSSTGGTAVVNSSGHLQNQLEQHFPLPFAPPLPQDVPPSSPPLPTSPPPPPPPPPPLAAPQSCGMPDPYVDSKFYANSHNMHDDARESVDQQPEAPRMNPSISNGVHYHGPECRDQMQMQQFDSNSFNSYSVPPVHTDGPNFHHKAYPPRPPHPPTSNHFSYVQAGQHVKSRRETPPPYHHRFHSSHSADGGNFYNNHDRMRPVPYEMNDGWRYPAPPFPGPRHPDKSRASHPPGPYGGPPREPNRIPHQEWSFPPRGTHHRNFMPFRPPPERAIPVSNRASSIWRPR; translated from the exons ATGGGGCCGAATCGCAGAAGGGGCGCCGGTAAAGCTGCTGCCGCTGCGGCTGCCCGTCGCCAATGGAAGGTGGGTGATCTTGTCCTCGCGAAAGTGAAAGGATTTCCAGCTTGGCCAGCCACG GTAAGTGAGCCGGAGAAGTGGGGATATCCAGCTGATTGGAAGAAAGTACTTGTCTACTTCTTTGGCACGCAGCAAAT AGCTTTCTGCAACCCTGCTGATGTTGAAGCATTTACTGAAGAGAAGAAGCAATCTCTTTTGGTTAAACGTCAAGGAAAGGGTGCAGATTTTGTTCGTGCAGTGCAGGAGATTATCGACAGTTATGAAAAGTCTAAGAAACCAGACCAATTTGATGATCTCAATTCTGGTAATGAAGTTACACTTGTAAATGGTGGGAATTCAATGGAGTCATCAGCAAACTTTGAATTGAAGGATCAGACTGAAACTTCCGAAGTAACTGTTACAGTGAGACGTGACACTAGCCTTGCAAGCAGTGTTGCTCCGGATGTGGCAAAAGTTGGTTCTTTGCATGATGAAGAGGCCTCATTGCAGCAGCCTGATGATAATTTGGCGGCCACAGCAAAACCTGTTATAACTACTTACACTTCAAGGAAAAGATCTGGAGGCTTACGGTCTAGAAAACGTGCCACACAGAAAAAGGATTCATCAGTTGAAAGGTCTATAAGGTTGGTATCCTCTAGATTCCAGAACTTCATAATGCCATCGAATGATTGTAAACAGAGTGCAGTTGATGCATCAACTGAAGTAATCCTAAACAGGTCCCTGCGAAGGAACAAGCGATTTAGAAAATCACCATGTGCCTCTGAATTGGATGATGTGGATTCATCTGCTTTTGTTTCAAATGGAAGTGTTGAAGATGATGGCTCTGAAATTGTAACAGTTGATTCTGATTCTCTGAGTCTGAATGAAGGCAGCACTGTAGACAGTGCTTGTAAACCTGAGCACTCCGAAACTGATGTTGATGGTTTGGAAGCAGATATTGAGTTGAGCAAAGGGCTTGATTTTCAAATAAAGGCTGTTTTTATCAAGAAGAAACGGAAACCAAACAGAAAGCGGGTGACTAATGAAGCAAATGAGCGACCTGCCAGGTTGGAAACAGAGGCAGATTTGGATGCTGGAGTGCCTGGTAGCAGCCAAAATTCACAGTGGGCTTGCGAAAACTTGAGTGAGAGGCATAACAAAGATGATGGAGATGAGCACTTGCCACTAGTGAAACGAGCTAGAGTTAGAATGGGCAAATTATCATCACTGGAAGATCACAGTGTTTTTTCTCATGGGGAAGAAAAGACATCCGATGAATTTGCAGTCAATTTTGCTGAGGCACACAATGGCTTATGTCAAGTTGAAGAAAGAACCTCTGGGGAAGTTGCAGTCACTACGTTGGAGCATATTGGCCCTCCTTGTAAGTTCCAAGATGATTGTTCAGCTGATAAAGGTTCATTTTCAGTAAAGGAAGCTTTAGATCATGCATCACCTCAGAAGGGCTGTGCTCAAACTCTAGGGAACAGGCCTCTGCTTTCAATTGCTAAGGAGCATCAATCTCTTGGCTGTTCAGCAGATGGTGAAGCTGCTTTACCTCCATCCAAACGTCTTCATCGTGCTCTAGAAGCCATGTCTGCAAATGCTGCTGAAGAAGGTCAGGCATGTGCTGATATATCAACCCTGAAAACATCAATAAATGACTCCTTGTGCAAGTCTATTAACAGAAAACGGAGTAATTGTGCTAGAGAGCAAAGCATAGAGTCTCCTGGCTGTAGGGCCTCTGCACTATGCTCCAGCTCAAACAGAGTCTTAGAGGAAGCTATAAAAGCACCATTAAAAGCGGACATCTGCAATCAACCAACTGAAAGTTCTGATAGCCAAGAGCATTATGAAGGTGTCTTGACAGAGGCCTTGGATCATGACCTTGGCAGATCATGTGTTGAGGGTGACACTATTTCTATCACCATTCAACAAAATGCAAAAGACTCCATGCCAAATTTTGACAGAAGAGAAGGCACTCTGCAATCCAATCATGGTTCATTTGATCAGTTGTTCCTTCTCAAGGATGAAATAGGTTCTGAAAACATCGAGTCAAGGGATGTTGGAGATGAAAATCACAATAAAGATGTTTTGGAGCATTCTCAAATGAGTCCAAGTCTCATCACACAGGTTGATGAAACTGCTAAAGGTTCTTCTGAGAACGGTTCTAATGTGTTTCCATACAGTGCTGAGGATACTGGCTGTGAGAATACCGAGTCATTGAGATCTCTAGCTGATGGCGACAACCAAGTCAATGGCGT TTTCTATCTTAGGTGTGAGGAGGCAAAAGTCGAATATGagaaaaaacaagagaaaactaATTATGCTTCTATTTCTAATGATCATTTGAATGAAAGGGCGTCGCACTCAAGTCCAATGCCAGCTGATGGAGTAGAATTGCTTGCTCAAACATCGCCACCCACAACCTCAACATGCCATGTATCTACTTCAGAAAGTgctaattttattcaaaatagtCAATGCTCCAGCCCTAATCGTTGTCACCAGAAAACTGTGTGCACATCGATTAACGAAGAAAAAATGGAATCAGTGGCAGTGCTGCAACACACAAAATCCGTTGGCAAATGGAGTAATTATGCAGAAGCACAGGCTGTTCTATCATCCTTCGAAAGAATGCTTGGTTCATTAACAAGGACGAAAGAGAGCATTGGTCGAGCAACTCGCATAGCCATTGACTGTGCAAAGTTTGGCCTTTCTACTAAG GTAGTGGAGATTTTAACCCACAACTTGGAAAATGAGTCAAGTTTACATAGGAGGGTGGATTTATTCTTCCTTGTGGATTCTATCACTCAATGCTCTCGAGCTTTGAAAG GTGATGTTGGTGGCATATACCCTTCAGCTATTCAATCAGTTTTAACACGCTTACTTTCAGCGGCTGCTCCTCCTGGAAGTTTCGCACTGGAAAATCGGAGGCAGTGTTTGAAG GTTTTAAGGCTTTGGCTGGAAAGAAAGATCCTTCCGGAGTCTGTTATTCGCCATCATATGCGGGAACTTGATGCATTAGGTGGTTCATCTTCTGCTGGTGCTTAttctcgtcgatcagctagaacAGAAAGGGCTTTAGATGATCCTGTTAGGGACATGGAGGGTATGCTTGTCGATGAATATGGaag CAATTCAAGTTTTCAGCTTCCAGGATTTTGTATGCCTCGCATGCTTAAGGATGAAGATGAAGGAAGTGATTCTGATGGAGAGAGTTTTGAGGCTGTCACTCCTGAACATAATTATGAAACCCCTGAAGAGCTTGAGACCACTCCAGCAGCAGAGAAGCACACACACATCTTGGAAGATGTTGATGGGGAGCTTGAAATGGAGGATGTGGCTCCCTCTTGTGAAGTTGAAACTAGTTCTACCGGTGGTACTGCTGTGGTCAATTCTTCAGGGCATTTGCAAAATCAATTAGAACAGCATTTTCCACTGCCTTTTGCCCCTCCTCTGCCTCAGGATGTGCCACCATCATCACCACCATTGCCAACATCACCCCCTCcgcctccacctccaccaccacctcttgCTGCCCCACAGTCATGTGGAATGCCTGATCCATATGTGGATTCAAAGTTTTATGCAAATTCACAT AATATGCATGATGATGCTAGAGAATCTGTGGATCAGCAGCCAGAAGCACCAAGAATGAATCCATCAATCTCCAATGGGGTGCATTACCATGGTCCTGAATGCAGGGATCAGATGCAGATGCAGCAGTTTGACTCGAACTCTTTCAACAGTTACTCTGTACCTCCAGTGCACACAGATGGACCAAACTTCCACCACAAGGCTTATCCTCCAAGGCCTCCACACCCACCAACTTCAAATCACTTCTCTTATGTTCAGGCTGGCCAGCATGTGAAGTCTCGGAGAGAGACCCCACCTCCTTACCACCACAGATTCCACTCATCACATAGTGCAGATGGTGGAAACTTCTATAATAACCACGACAGAATGAGACCAGTCCCATATGAAATGAATGACGGCTGGAGATACCCTGCACCTCCTTTTCCtg GTCCACGGCATCCTGATAAAAGTAGAGCATCTCACCCACCTGGTCCTTATGGTGGCCCCCCTAGAGAACCGAATAGAATTCCTCATCAGGAATGGTCATTTCCTCCCCGGGGGACACATCATAGGAACTTCATGCCTTTTAGACCTCCACCTGAAAGGGCAATTCCAGTGTCAAATAGAG CTTCAAGTATTTGGCGACCAAGATGA
- the LOC110615328 gene encoding protein HUA2-LIKE 2 isoform X4 → MGPNRRRGAGKAAAAAAARRQWKVGDLVLAKVKGFPAWPATVSEPEKWGYPADWKKVLVYFFGTQQIAFCNPADVEAFTEEKKQSLLVKRQGKGADFVRAVQEIIDSYEKSKKPDQFDDLNSGNEVTLVNGGNSMESSANFELKDQTETSEVTVTVRRDTSLASSVAPDVAKVGSLHDEEASLQQPDDNLAATAKPVITTYTSRKRSGGLRSRKRATQKKDSSVERSIRLVSSRFQNFIMPSNDCKQSAVDASTEVILNRSLRRNKRFRKSPCASELDDVDSSAFVSNGSVEDDGSEIVTVDSDSLSLNEGSTVDSACKPEHSETDVDGLEADIELSKGLDFQIKAVFIKKKRKPNRKRVTNEANERPARLETEADLDAGVPGSSQNSQWACENLSERHNKDDGDEHLPLVKRARVRMGKLSSLEDHSVFSHGEEKTSDEFAVNFAEAHNGLCQVEERTSGEVAVTTLEHIGPPCKFQDDCSADKGSFSVKEALDHASPQKGCAQTLGNRPLLSIAKEHQSLGCSADGEAALPPSKRLHRALEAMSANAAEEGQACADISTLKTSINDSLCKSINRKRSNCAREQSIESPGCRASALCSSSNRVLEEAIKAPLKADICNQPTESSDSQEHYEGVLTEALDHDLGRSCVEGDTISITIQQNAKDSMPNFDRREGTLQSNHGSFDQLFLLKDEIGSENIESRDVGDENHNKDVLEHSQMSPSLITQVDETAKGSSENGSNVFPYSAEDTGCENTESLRSLADGDNQVNGVCEEAKVEYEKKQEKTNYASISNDHLNERASHSSPMPADGVELLAQTSPPTTSTCHVSTSESANFIQNSQCSSPNRCHQKTVCTSINEEKMESVAVLQHTKSVGKWSNYAEAQAVLSSFERMLGSLTRTKESIGRATRIAIDCAKFGLSTKVVEILTHNLENESSLHRRVDLFFLVDSITQCSRALKGDVGGIYPSAIQSVLTRLLSAAAPPGSFALENRRQCLKVLRLWLERKILPESVIRHHMRELDALGGSSSAGAYSRRSARTERALDDPVRDMEGMLVDEYGSNSSFQLPGFCMPRMLKDEDEGSDSDGESFEAVTPEHNYETPEELETTPAAEKHTHILEDVDGELEMEDVAPSCEVETSSTGGTAVVNSSGHLQNQLEQHFPLPFAPPLPQDVPPSSPPLPTSPPPPPPPPPPLAAPQSCGMPDPYVDSKFYANSHNMHDDARESVDQQPEAPRMNPSISNGVHYHGPECRDQMQMQQFDSNSFNSYSVPPVHTDGPNFHHKAYPPRPPHPPTSNHFSYVQAGQHVKSRRETPPPYHHRFHSSHSADGGNFYNNHDRMRPVPYEMNDGWRYPAPPFPGPRHPDKSRASHPPGPYGGPPREPNRIPHQEWSFPPRGTHHRNFMPFRPPPERAIPVSNRASSIWRPR, encoded by the exons ATGGGGCCGAATCGCAGAAGGGGCGCCGGTAAAGCTGCTGCCGCTGCGGCTGCCCGTCGCCAATGGAAGGTGGGTGATCTTGTCCTCGCGAAAGTGAAAGGATTTCCAGCTTGGCCAGCCACG GTAAGTGAGCCGGAGAAGTGGGGATATCCAGCTGATTGGAAGAAAGTACTTGTCTACTTCTTTGGCACGCAGCAAAT AGCTTTCTGCAACCCTGCTGATGTTGAAGCATTTACTGAAGAGAAGAAGCAATCTCTTTTGGTTAAACGTCAAGGAAAGGGTGCAGATTTTGTTCGTGCAGTGCAGGAGATTATCGACAGTTATGAAAAGTCTAAGAAACCAGACCAATTTGATGATCTCAATTCTGGTAATGAAGTTACACTTGTAAATGGTGGGAATTCAATGGAGTCATCAGCAAACTTTGAATTGAAGGATCAGACTGAAACTTCCGAAGTAACTGTTACAGTGAGACGTGACACTAGCCTTGCAAGCAGTGTTGCTCCGGATGTGGCAAAAGTTGGTTCTTTGCATGATGAAGAGGCCTCATTGCAGCAGCCTGATGATAATTTGGCGGCCACAGCAAAACCTGTTATAACTACTTACACTTCAAGGAAAAGATCTGGAGGCTTACGGTCTAGAAAACGTGCCACACAGAAAAAGGATTCATCAGTTGAAAGGTCTATAAGGTTGGTATCCTCTAGATTCCAGAACTTCATAATGCCATCGAATGATTGTAAACAGAGTGCAGTTGATGCATCAACTGAAGTAATCCTAAACAGGTCCCTGCGAAGGAACAAGCGATTTAGAAAATCACCATGTGCCTCTGAATTGGATGATGTGGATTCATCTGCTTTTGTTTCAAATGGAAGTGTTGAAGATGATGGCTCTGAAATTGTAACAGTTGATTCTGATTCTCTGAGTCTGAATGAAGGCAGCACTGTAGACAGTGCTTGTAAACCTGAGCACTCCGAAACTGATGTTGATGGTTTGGAAGCAGATATTGAGTTGAGCAAAGGGCTTGATTTTCAAATAAAGGCTGTTTTTATCAAGAAGAAACGGAAACCAAACAGAAAGCGGGTGACTAATGAAGCAAATGAGCGACCTGCCAGGTTGGAAACAGAGGCAGATTTGGATGCTGGAGTGCCTGGTAGCAGCCAAAATTCACAGTGGGCTTGCGAAAACTTGAGTGAGAGGCATAACAAAGATGATGGAGATGAGCACTTGCCACTAGTGAAACGAGCTAGAGTTAGAATGGGCAAATTATCATCACTGGAAGATCACAGTGTTTTTTCTCATGGGGAAGAAAAGACATCCGATGAATTTGCAGTCAATTTTGCTGAGGCACACAATGGCTTATGTCAAGTTGAAGAAAGAACCTCTGGGGAAGTTGCAGTCACTACGTTGGAGCATATTGGCCCTCCTTGTAAGTTCCAAGATGATTGTTCAGCTGATAAAGGTTCATTTTCAGTAAAGGAAGCTTTAGATCATGCATCACCTCAGAAGGGCTGTGCTCAAACTCTAGGGAACAGGCCTCTGCTTTCAATTGCTAAGGAGCATCAATCTCTTGGCTGTTCAGCAGATGGTGAAGCTGCTTTACCTCCATCCAAACGTCTTCATCGTGCTCTAGAAGCCATGTCTGCAAATGCTGCTGAAGAAGGTCAGGCATGTGCTGATATATCAACCCTGAAAACATCAATAAATGACTCCTTGTGCAAGTCTATTAACAGAAAACGGAGTAATTGTGCTAGAGAGCAAAGCATAGAGTCTCCTGGCTGTAGGGCCTCTGCACTATGCTCCAGCTCAAACAGAGTCTTAGAGGAAGCTATAAAAGCACCATTAAAAGCGGACATCTGCAATCAACCAACTGAAAGTTCTGATAGCCAAGAGCATTATGAAGGTGTCTTGACAGAGGCCTTGGATCATGACCTTGGCAGATCATGTGTTGAGGGTGACACTATTTCTATCACCATTCAACAAAATGCAAAAGACTCCATGCCAAATTTTGACAGAAGAGAAGGCACTCTGCAATCCAATCATGGTTCATTTGATCAGTTGTTCCTTCTCAAGGATGAAATAGGTTCTGAAAACATCGAGTCAAGGGATGTTGGAGATGAAAATCACAATAAAGATGTTTTGGAGCATTCTCAAATGAGTCCAAGTCTCATCACACAGGTTGATGAAACTGCTAAAGGTTCTTCTGAGAACGGTTCTAATGTGTTTCCATACAGTGCTGAGGATACTGGCTGTGAGAATACCGAGTCATTGAGATCTCTAGCTGATGGCGACAACCAAGTCAATGGCGT GTGTGAGGAGGCAAAAGTCGAATATGagaaaaaacaagagaaaactaATTATGCTTCTATTTCTAATGATCATTTGAATGAAAGGGCGTCGCACTCAAGTCCAATGCCAGCTGATGGAGTAGAATTGCTTGCTCAAACATCGCCACCCACAACCTCAACATGCCATGTATCTACTTCAGAAAGTgctaattttattcaaaatagtCAATGCTCCAGCCCTAATCGTTGTCACCAGAAAACTGTGTGCACATCGATTAACGAAGAAAAAATGGAATCAGTGGCAGTGCTGCAACACACAAAATCCGTTGGCAAATGGAGTAATTATGCAGAAGCACAGGCTGTTCTATCATCCTTCGAAAGAATGCTTGGTTCATTAACAAGGACGAAAGAGAGCATTGGTCGAGCAACTCGCATAGCCATTGACTGTGCAAAGTTTGGCCTTTCTACTAAG GTAGTGGAGATTTTAACCCACAACTTGGAAAATGAGTCAAGTTTACATAGGAGGGTGGATTTATTCTTCCTTGTGGATTCTATCACTCAATGCTCTCGAGCTTTGAAAG GTGATGTTGGTGGCATATACCCTTCAGCTATTCAATCAGTTTTAACACGCTTACTTTCAGCGGCTGCTCCTCCTGGAAGTTTCGCACTGGAAAATCGGAGGCAGTGTTTGAAG GTTTTAAGGCTTTGGCTGGAAAGAAAGATCCTTCCGGAGTCTGTTATTCGCCATCATATGCGGGAACTTGATGCATTAGGTGGTTCATCTTCTGCTGGTGCTTAttctcgtcgatcagctagaacAGAAAGGGCTTTAGATGATCCTGTTAGGGACATGGAGGGTATGCTTGTCGATGAATATGGaag CAATTCAAGTTTTCAGCTTCCAGGATTTTGTATGCCTCGCATGCTTAAGGATGAAGATGAAGGAAGTGATTCTGATGGAGAGAGTTTTGAGGCTGTCACTCCTGAACATAATTATGAAACCCCTGAAGAGCTTGAGACCACTCCAGCAGCAGAGAAGCACACACACATCTTGGAAGATGTTGATGGGGAGCTTGAAATGGAGGATGTGGCTCCCTCTTGTGAAGTTGAAACTAGTTCTACCGGTGGTACTGCTGTGGTCAATTCTTCAGGGCATTTGCAAAATCAATTAGAACAGCATTTTCCACTGCCTTTTGCCCCTCCTCTGCCTCAGGATGTGCCACCATCATCACCACCATTGCCAACATCACCCCCTCcgcctccacctccaccaccacctcttgCTGCCCCACAGTCATGTGGAATGCCTGATCCATATGTGGATTCAAAGTTTTATGCAAATTCACAT AATATGCATGATGATGCTAGAGAATCTGTGGATCAGCAGCCAGAAGCACCAAGAATGAATCCATCAATCTCCAATGGGGTGCATTACCATGGTCCTGAATGCAGGGATCAGATGCAGATGCAGCAGTTTGACTCGAACTCTTTCAACAGTTACTCTGTACCTCCAGTGCACACAGATGGACCAAACTTCCACCACAAGGCTTATCCTCCAAGGCCTCCACACCCACCAACTTCAAATCACTTCTCTTATGTTCAGGCTGGCCAGCATGTGAAGTCTCGGAGAGAGACCCCACCTCCTTACCACCACAGATTCCACTCATCACATAGTGCAGATGGTGGAAACTTCTATAATAACCACGACAGAATGAGACCAGTCCCATATGAAATGAATGACGGCTGGAGATACCCTGCACCTCCTTTTCCtg GTCCACGGCATCCTGATAAAAGTAGAGCATCTCACCCACCTGGTCCTTATGGTGGCCCCCCTAGAGAACCGAATAGAATTCCTCATCAGGAATGGTCATTTCCTCCCCGGGGGACACATCATAGGAACTTCATGCCTTTTAGACCTCCACCTGAAAGGGCAATTCCAGTGTCAAATAGAG CTTCAAGTATTTGGCGACCAAGATGA